The sequence TTGGTAACGGCCAGTCCCGCTTCGCGCGCGGCGGCGAGGTCGATATGCTCATATCCCGCGCCATAATTGGCGATGATCCCTACCCGTCGTCCTTGGACGAGCAATATGTCGCGCGTCACCCGGTCGGTGACGGTCGGGCAGAGCGCATCATGATCGCACATTGCTTGGGCCAGCGCGACCGCATCCATCGGCCGGTCGCCTTCGTTCAACGTCACGTCATAGGATGCGGCAAGCCGCTGTTCGACTATGTCAGGCCAGCGACGGGTGAGCAGGATACGGGGACGAGCGCTCACAACAGGCCTCGGCTGGCCAGGTTGCGCATCAGCGCACCGGTCCCGAAACGCCATGGTTCGACCCGGTCGGTCGCCGTCACCCGATTCACCAAAGTCCCCAATGCATCGCAGCCAATCCGCACCTCGTCTCCTTCCGCATGGGTGAAGCCCCGTCCCGGCTCGCCCCGGTCCTGCGTCGGCGCGAACAACGTGCCGAGATAGAGGATGAGGCCGTCGGGATAGGGATGATGGGCGTTCACCGCTTGCGCCGCAAGCTCTGCGGGAGAACGGCTGATCTCCGCCATCGCCGATCGGCCCTCCATGAAGAAGCCGTCGCGGCCATGGACGGACAGGGTGACGGTGATCGCCTCCACCGCCTTGAGGTCGAAGCCGCCGTCGAACAGTCGAACGAAGGGACCGACCGCCGCCGCGCCAAGATTATCCTTGGCCTTGCCCAGCAGCAGCGCGGATCGCCCCTCAACATCGCGCAGGTTGACGTCATTACCCAATGTCGCGCCGATGATCCGTCCGTCCGAAGCGATCACCAGCACCACTTCGGGTTCGGGATTGTTCCAGACCGATGCGGGATGGACGCCGATGGCGCTGCCCGCGCCGACCGTCGCCATCGGCTGCGCCTTGGTGAAGATTTCGGCGTCGGGGCCGATGCCCACTTCCAGATACTGGCTCCAGGCGTTCGCGTCGATCAGCGTCTGTTTAAGCTGCGCGGCTTGCACCGATCCCGGCTTCAGGTCGCGCAGGTCGTCGCCGACCAGCGCGCGCACCTGCTCGCGGATTTGGACGGCGACCTCGGGATTGCCGCGCGCCTTTTCCTCGATCACCCGCTCCAGCATCGAGGTGACGAAGGTGACGCCCGCAGCCTTCACCGCCTGTAGATCGATCGGCGAGAGCAGCCAGGGCCGCAACGGATCGCGGCGTTCAATGGGGGTGTTGGCGAGGATGTCGATAAGGGGGCCGGCATCCTCGCCCTTCGCGTCGCGCAGCGCCTGCGCCGGGGAGACACTTTCGCACAGGTCACGCGCGGTCGCGAAGCGGGTGGAGATATCGGTCAGCCGATCGCCATCGACCCGCACCGGCGATGGCCCTTCGCAATCGGGACGCCAGATGCGGCCGAACAGCAGCGCGTCGGGATCGGCCGGCAGGATGGCGGCGGGGGTCAGGTCCATGACTCAGCGCCGCTGAAAGTCGGGCGCGCGCCGCTCGGCAAAGGCCGCGCGGCCCTCGGCGGCGTCGGCCGTGGCGAAGCAGATCGCCTGTAGGTCGCGCTCATAGTCGATCGCCTTGTCATAGGGCATCTGGTGCGCGGCGCGCAGGTTGAGCTTGGCCGTTTCGGCGGCGATCGGCGCGCGCTCTGCAATGGTCGCGGCGATGGCCTGCGCCCGGCCGAGCAACTGGTCGGGCGGCGTGACTTCGCTCACCAATCCCCATGCCAGTGCCTGCTCCGCGCTCACCATGTCGCCGGTGTAGAGCATCAGCGCGGCGTTCGACATGCCGATCGAATGGGCCAGGCCTACCGCCATGCCGCCGCCGCCGATCCAGCCCAGCTTGATCTCCGGCGCAGCGAAGCGGGCATTACTCGACGCGATGCGGATGTCGCAGGCCATAGCGGTTTCCAGCCCGCCGCCCAGCGCATAGCCGTTGATCGCCGCGATTACCGGCTTGCGGCAGG is a genomic window of Sphingomonas bisphenolicum containing:
- a CDS encoding fumarylacetoacetate hydrolase family protein, which translates into the protein MDLTPAAILPADPDALLFGRIWRPDCEGPSPVRVDGDRLTDISTRFATARDLCESVSPAQALRDAKGEDAGPLIDILANTPIERRDPLRPWLLSPIDLQAVKAAGVTFVTSMLERVIEEKARGNPEVAVQIREQVRALVGDDLRDLKPGSVQAAQLKQTLIDANAWSQYLEVGIGPDAEIFTKAQPMATVGAGSAIGVHPASVWNNPEPEVVLVIASDGRIIGATLGNDVNLRDVEGRSALLLGKAKDNLGAAAVGPFVRLFDGGFDLKAVEAITVTLSVHGRDGFFMEGRSAMAEISRSPAELAAQAVNAHHPYPDGLILYLGTLFAPTQDRGEPGRGFTHAEGDEVRIGCDALGTLVNRVTATDRVEPWRFGTGALMRNLASRGLL
- a CDS encoding enoyl-CoA hydratase/isomerase family protein; the protein is MSAQLRFDIADRIATITLNRPEKLNAMTPDMAAALVAAVSECNSSDAVRVLVVTGAGEKAFSAGSDISTLDAYATPWDFRNRQDYCDALRACRKPVIAAINGYALGGGLETAMACDIRIASSNARFAAPEIKLGWIGGGGMAVGLAHSIGMSNAALMLYTGDMVSAEQALAWGLVSEVTPPDQLLGRAQAIAATIAERAPIAAETAKLNLRAAHQMPYDKAIDYERDLQAICFATADAAEGRAAFAERRAPDFQRR